One genomic segment of Primulina tabacum isolate GXHZ01 chromosome 9, ASM2559414v2, whole genome shotgun sequence includes these proteins:
- the LOC142504488 gene encoding uncharacterized protein LOC142504488 — protein MANTTSTFGFNDPLYLHPSDAPDTSLVVDLLIGSENYSIWSRAMKIALQAKNKLGFINGTCRKPAANSPTLYQWERCNAVVLSWIFSSVSKEIFCGLVYANDASSVWADLKERFDKICGSRIYAIHRDIVRLSQGTTTISVYFSKLKQLWDELASLITSPSCDCPNSRAYAEHEQQQRLIQFLMGLNDNYSSIRSQILLMNPLPSVSQAYSLICQEEAHRNVLVFQQISDAPTTAFYSSSSKQSEIVKCDHCSIPGHTKDYCFRLIGYPPGHKLHKKFPQNKGCKLTSKNTRAFAHNLVSEASKPTAESQSPTSAGVQFTSTQYAQILRLLENSTINSPPSANLAGMATSLLSISDSNEWILDSGANAHISGTSTGLQNLQPCISAAGSELLTGKIMGIDKLKDGLYYLTSPSPPKSTTDSTPYINTSPCNSITPNSRSFASCNVSSPLNNTIDLWHKRMSGLIMVLNSLTLSAMISSLLLASSIRVHAHTHPNKMGLLNVNTDIYSTWLEPLHFKVLFLTYIGVNVYCTAVYLINRTPTPLLANKTPYEVIFKKAPTFDHIKVLGCLCYATNLRPSHKFDVRAVPYVFLGFPPHQKGYKLLNPSTNQFIVSRDVIFHEDIFPFAASTQSSATSSPWPSMNSDIHDDDVSNPTSTIPPINPTSHISPPIPPKRSSRQSKPPIWTKDFICSTLTTSSPATIPYDLSKYLSYNHISPSHQSFLASISQLTEPTSYKEASADPR, from the exons ATGGCGAATACGACATCAACTTTCGGCTTCAACGATCCATTATATTTGCACCCATCCGATGCTCCTGATACGTCTCTTGTTGTTGATCTTTTGATCGGATCTGAGAATTATAGTATTTGGAGCCGAGCAATGAAGATTGCACTCCAAGCTAAAAATAAGCTAGGATTCATCAATGGAACCTGTAGAAAACCAGCGGCAAATTCTCCAACCTTATATCAGTGGGAGCGATGCAATGCGGTTGTGTTGTCTTGGATTTTTTCTTCGGTCTCTAAAGAAATTTTCTGCGGACTTGTTTATGCGAATGATGCATCAAGCGTTTGGGCGGATCTTAAGGAGCGTTTTGACAAAATTTGTGGATCCAGAATTTATGCTATTCATCGTGACATTGTTCGTTTATCACAAGGAACAACAACCATTTCCGTATATTTCTCGAAGCTCAAACAGCTATGGGATGAGCTAGCCTCATTGATAACTTCACCGTCTTGTGATTGCCCTAACTCCAGAGCTTATGCTGAACATGAGCAGCAACAGCGGTTAATTCAGTTTCTTATGGGGCTTAATGACAATTATAGCTCAATTCGAAGTCAGATCCTCTTGATGAATCCACTCCCTTCTGTGAGTCAAGCCTACTCACTTATCTGTCAAGAAGAAGCACATCGAAATGTGCTGGTCTTTCAACAGATCTCAGATGCTCCCACCACTGCATTCTATTCTTCATCTTCAAAACAATCAGAGATAGTAAAATGTGACCACTGCTCTATCCCAGGACATACAAAGGATTATTGTTTTCGTTTAATTGGCTACCCTCCAGGTCATAAGCTTCACAAAAAATTTCCTCAAAACAAAGGTTGTAAGCTCACCTCAAAGAATACTAGAGCCTTTGCGCATAACTTGGTCAGTGAAGCATCTAAACCTACTGCTGAATCACAGTCCCCTACATCTGCTGGAGTGCAGTTTACTTCCACTCAATATGCACAAATTCTGAGACTCCTTGAGAATTCAACCATCAATTCTCCCCCATCAGCAAATTTAGCAGGTATGGCTACTAGTTTACTGTCCATTTCAGATAGTAATGAGTGGATATTGGACAGTGGTGCAAATGCTCATATTTCAGGAACTTCTACTGGTCTTCAAAATCTACAACCATGCATTTCTGCCGCAGGATCA GAACTCTTGACTGGGAAGATAATGGGGATTGATAAACTCAAAGATGGCCTTTATTATCTTACAAGTCCTTCACCTCCCAAAAGCACCACAGACTCCACACCATATATCAATACTTCACCATGTAATTCCATTACTCCTAATTCACGAAGTTTTGCATCTTGTAATGTTTCTTCTCCATTGAATAATACAATTGATCTTTGGCACAAAAG AATGTCAGGACTGATAATGGTTCTGAATTCTTTAACACTGAGTGCAATGATTTCTTCACTTCTCTTGGCATCATCCATCAGAGTTCATGCTCATACACACCCCAACAAAATGGGCTTGTTGAACGTAAACACCGACATATACTCAACGTGGCTCGAGCCCTTACATTTCAAGGTTCTATTCCTAACATATATTGGGGTGAATGTGTATTGCACTGCTGTGTACTTGATAAATCGCACTCCCACTCCACTACTGGCAAACAAAACCCCATATGAAGTTATTTTCAAGAAAGctccaacatttgatcataTTAAAGTCCTTGGTTGCTTGTGTTATGCCACCAATCTTCGTCCCAGTCATAAGTTTGATGTTCGAGCCGTCCCCTATGTGTTTCTTGGTTTTCCACCTCATCAAAAAGGTTACAAACTCCTCAATCCCTCCACCAACCAATTTATCGTGTCAAGGGATGTGATTTTTCATGAGGACATTTTCCCATTTGCAGCCTCAACCCAATCATCTGCCACCTCTTCTCCTTGGCCTTCCatgaattctgatattcatGATGATGATGTATCAAATCCGACATCGACCATTCCACCTATTAACCCCACATCTCATATTTCACCTCCTATTCCTCCTAAACGCTCTTCCCGACAGTCCAAACCACCTATTTGGACAAAGGACTTCATTTGTTCTACTTTAACTACTTCATCCCCTGCTACTATACCATATGACTTATCCAAATACCTTAGTTACAATCATATTTCTCCATCACACCAGTCCTTTCTTGCCTCCATTTCCCAATTGACAGAACCAACTTCTTATAAAGAAGCTTCCGCTGATCCACGCTAG
- the LOC142555971 gene encoding protein PHLOEM PROTEIN 2-LIKE A9-like, with product MIIRPQDLNIVWGKDDRYWNIGTGDMAAELYQVSWLEVTGCVDQTNPNRDYEVGFEVSLAPDAFGWGASPLYLMVKRGKDGKFAWTKFQVNPDETQRFKISGKLMRADKSSPDDKKLYFGLYEVWSEKWKGGLRIHNAYVKEI from the exons ATGATCATTCGACCCCAAGATCTTAATATTGTTTGGGGTAAAGATGACCGATACTGGAATATAGGAACCGG GGACATGGCTGCAGAGTTATATCAAGTGAGTTGGCTGGAGGTTACGGGTTGTGTGGACCAAACAAATCCGAATAGGGATTATGAAGTGGGGTTCGAAGTATCCTTAGCGCCTGATGCCTTTGGCTGGGGTGCCTCTCCTCTCTACCTTATGGTTAAGAGAGGGAAAGATGGTAAATTTGCATGGACAAAATTTCAAGTCAACCCCGACGAGACCCAGAGGTTCAAGATTTCTGGGAAATTGATGCGTGCAGATAAATCTTCTCCTGATGATAAAAAGCTTTACTTTGGCTTGTATGAAGTATGGAGTGAAAAGTGGAAGGGTGGCCTCAGAATTCACAATGCTTATGTCAAAGAGATATGA